One genomic region from Thalassotalea sp. PS06 encodes:
- a CDS encoding NAD(P)-binding domain-containing protein, whose translation MTNKTVTIIGAGWLGLPLAEHLTTLGHQVLVTATSPEKVSSLRDTGLNAVEFKASDAGDISGLLSAEAVYASEVMIICIPPRIRHGEDNYPQIITQLVSAAESQSIQLEHIIMCSSTAVYNGLSGRVDEQSELNLQAPKVAIMAKAEQAILNSQINDKQVLRLGGLIGPNRHPGRFFREGRVIPNPDSVINFIHQQDVIEIISEMINKPGLKSQPVINGVSPNHPSRQTFYEKAHQVLGREMPAFSPQAEDEGKQVIPKVLEANNHRFHYPELMTWLETSTDLPE comes from the coding sequence ATGACAAATAAAACGGTTACCATCATAGGCGCAGGTTGGCTCGGCTTGCCGCTGGCGGAACATTTAACGACGTTAGGTCATCAGGTGTTGGTGACAGCAACAAGTCCGGAAAAAGTATCATCACTCAGAGATACCGGCTTGAATGCGGTTGAATTCAAAGCCAGTGATGCCGGTGATATCTCTGGATTACTCTCTGCCGAAGCAGTTTATGCCAGTGAGGTAATGATCATTTGCATACCGCCGAGAATTCGCCATGGTGAAGACAATTATCCGCAAATCATCACCCAGCTTGTTAGCGCTGCTGAATCTCAATCAATCCAGCTCGAACATATTATTATGTGCAGCTCTACCGCGGTTTATAATGGCTTGTCAGGCCGCGTCGATGAACAAAGCGAATTGAACTTGCAAGCTCCGAAGGTCGCGATCATGGCAAAAGCAGAACAAGCAATTCTTAATAGTCAAATTAACGATAAACAGGTCCTTCGTCTTGGCGGGCTGATCGGACCGAATCGCCATCCCGGGCGCTTTTTTCGCGAAGGCAGGGTGATCCCAAATCCAGATTCGGTCATAAACTTTATTCATCAGCAGGATGTGATTGAGATTATTAGCGAAATGATTAACAAGCCAGGGTTAAAATCTCAGCCTGTTATCAACGGTGTCAGCCCGAATCATCCATCCCGCCAGACGTTTTATGAGAAAGCTCATCAGGTGTTAGGTAGAGAGATGCCGGCGTTTTCGCCGCAGGCAGAGGATGAAGGAAAACAGGTGATACCTAAGGTGCTCGAGGCAAACAATCATCGTTTTCATTACCCTGAATTGATGACCTGGCTGGAAACCAGCACAGATTTACCGGAATGA
- a CDS encoding PQQ-dependent sugar dehydrogenase, giving the protein MLNKYGLTLITAALLASPMLSTIANADSGPEIADSKLQAGFKATLVTEGIDIPWGMTQLPNGDLLVTEREGEIKVVRDGKLLDQTISGLPDIHDYGQGGLLDIVVDPDYANNGWLYFTYSTEEGEGSNTALMRAKLDGMQLVEQQVLYKAEGESEKRQHYGSRIVFDQNGDLFFSIGDRGMRDENPQNLALDSGKIYRIKADGSIPDDNPFVGDKDAKPAVFSYGHRNPQGMAMDPTTGNIWATEHGPKGGDEVNLIQKGLNYGWPVISYGVNYSGTSFTDLTEKDGMEQPKINWTPSLAPSGLTFVTSDKYPEWKGKMLAGSMKFNYLVLLTVDGDKVVSQEKIFKDVGRVRNVYQAPDGFIYLGIDGQGIKKIVSEN; this is encoded by the coding sequence ATGTTGAATAAATATGGTTTAACACTTATCACCGCGGCGTTATTGGCATCGCCAATGCTATCAACGATTGCTAATGCCGATTCTGGCCCAGAAATCGCAGATTCTAAACTGCAGGCAGGCTTTAAGGCGACATTGGTAACCGAAGGTATTGATATTCCCTGGGGAATGACGCAGTTACCTAATGGCGATTTGCTGGTTACCGAACGTGAAGGTGAAATTAAAGTTGTTCGTGATGGCAAATTACTGGATCAGACGATTTCAGGGTTACCGGATATTCACGATTATGGCCAGGGCGGTTTATTAGATATCGTTGTTGATCCTGATTATGCCAACAATGGCTGGTTATATTTCACCTATTCCACCGAAGAAGGTGAGGGCAGTAATACGGCGCTAATGCGTGCCAAGTTAGATGGCATGCAGCTGGTTGAACAGCAGGTACTTTACAAGGCTGAAGGTGAAAGTGAAAAACGCCAGCACTATGGTAGCCGCATCGTATTTGATCAAAATGGCGATTTGTTTTTCTCAATCGGCGATCGTGGTATGCGCGATGAAAATCCGCAAAATCTGGCATTGGATAGCGGTAAAATTTACCGAATTAAAGCCGATGGCAGCATTCCTGATGACAACCCGTTTGTGGGTGACAAAGACGCGAAACCTGCGGTTTTTAGCTATGGCCACCGTAACCCTCAGGGTATGGCAATGGACCCGACAACTGGCAATATCTGGGCGACCGAGCATGGGCCAAAAGGTGGCGATGAAGTTAACCTGATTCAAAAAGGTCTTAACTACGGCTGGCCGGTTATCAGTTACGGTGTTAATTACAGCGGAACGTCGTTCACGGATCTGACCGAAAAAGACGGCATGGAACAGCCGAAAATCAACTGGACACCGTCTCTGGCGCCTTCCGGATTAACCTTTGTTACCTCCGATAAATACCCAGAGTGGAAAGGCAAAATGCTTGCCGGTTCAATGAAATTCAATTACCTGGTGTTACTGACAGTTGATGGCGATAAGGTTGTTTCGCAAGAAAAAATCTTTAAAGACGTTGGCCGGGTTCGTAATGTTTACCAGGCTCCTGACGGCTTTATCTACTTAGGTATTGACGGTCAGGGCATTAAGAAAATTGTTTCTGAGAATTAA